One region of Mycolicibacterium rhodesiae NBB3 genomic DNA includes:
- a CDS encoding S53 family peptidase, translated as MRRTSALAAAALVLTTGISAGCARQQSDAITGPYASLLSSSSDLGPSRSRDTQLTVTLAEPKRAQALIEWAGDRGLSVRGHPHDGWAILEGAAADVARAFAVPVHDYRGRKGQVFYASPQQPSIPSPLRGVVSEVGRINGYTPHHMSNPGFLPLDVRWGGLTPDGLLDAYNATPLHDEGFTGEGMTIVFFAFDSADQADLDTFADTSGLPRFTPEIVGGKPTEQHGETAMDLQVAHAIAPDARLVVVNARPTVEGDGAYEKIASMFAEADRQYPGAVWSMSIGWGCEKLVTAADLAPVQAAVTAAQRRGTTVFDATGDKGGLECKGGQDWSSPPGPDDIGLDAVSSIPTITAVGGTTLSTSPRGQWVGERPWVDSPLSQGSSGGVSTLFGRPEWQRQMDIERDKQFRRLSPDVSAVADPFTGVRFIYKQTEVIGGGTSQAAPIWAAFAVLINQYLDANGGDPLGNANPVLYRVAAGSYAPGFRQIGPGGNAVDYSQPGYDLITGLGSPNVFNLARNILALQRGVAPR; from the coding sequence GTGCGCCGGACCTCGGCGCTCGCCGCAGCTGCGCTGGTCTTGACGACGGGGATCAGCGCCGGCTGCGCGCGTCAACAATCCGACGCGATCACGGGTCCCTACGCATCACTGTTGTCCAGTTCCAGCGATCTCGGGCCGTCGCGTTCCCGTGATACGCAGCTGACCGTCACGCTCGCCGAGCCGAAGCGGGCGCAGGCACTCATCGAATGGGCCGGCGATCGCGGCCTTTCGGTGCGCGGACACCCCCACGATGGCTGGGCGATCCTCGAGGGCGCCGCCGCCGATGTGGCACGGGCCTTCGCCGTGCCCGTCCACGACTATCGGGGGCGCAAAGGCCAGGTGTTCTACGCCTCCCCGCAGCAGCCTTCGATTCCGTCACCGCTGCGCGGAGTCGTATCCGAGGTGGGCCGGATCAACGGCTACACGCCCCACCACATGTCGAACCCCGGGTTCCTGCCGCTCGACGTGCGATGGGGCGGGCTGACACCCGACGGCCTCTTGGACGCATACAACGCCACCCCGCTGCACGACGAGGGGTTCACCGGTGAAGGCATGACGATCGTGTTCTTCGCCTTCGACAGTGCCGACCAGGCCGACCTCGACACCTTCGCCGATACTTCGGGCCTGCCGCGCTTCACTCCTGAGATCGTCGGCGGGAAACCCACGGAACAGCACGGCGAAACGGCGATGGATCTGCAAGTCGCACACGCGATCGCGCCGGATGCACGGCTCGTCGTCGTCAATGCCAGGCCCACGGTCGAGGGCGACGGCGCCTACGAGAAGATCGCGTCGATGTTCGCCGAGGCCGATCGCCAGTACCCCGGCGCCGTATGGAGCATGTCCATCGGCTGGGGCTGCGAGAAACTGGTGACGGCCGCGGACCTGGCCCCGGTGCAGGCCGCGGTGACCGCGGCGCAGCGACGCGGCACCACCGTCTTCGATGCGACCGGCGACAAGGGTGGACTGGAATGCAAGGGCGGTCAGGACTGGTCGTCCCCGCCCGGACCCGATGACATCGGCCTTGACGCGGTGTCATCGATACCGACCATCACCGCGGTGGGCGGCACCACGTTGTCGACGAGCCCGCGCGGGCAGTGGGTCGGCGAGCGCCCCTGGGTGGATTCCCCACTGTCGCAAGGGTCGAGCGGAGGAGTGTCGACGCTGTTCGGCCGTCCGGAGTGGCAGCGCCAGATGGACATCGAACGGGACAAGCAGTTCCGGCGACTGTCGCCTGATGTCTCCGCTGTCGCCGACCCCTTCACCGGAGTGAGGTTCATCTACAAGCAGACCGAAGTGATCGGCGGCGGTACCTCCCAGGCCGCGCCGATCTGGGCCGCGTTCGCGGTGCTGATCAACCAGTACCTCGATGCCAACGGCGGGGACCCCCTGGGTAACGCCAACCCGGTGCTGTACCGGGTCGCGGCCGGTTCGTACGCCCCCGGATTCCGCCAGATCGGCCCCGGCGGCAACGCCGTCGACTACTCACAGCCCGGCTACGATCTCATCACCGGACTCGGTAGCCCCAACGTCTTCAACCTCGCGCGCAACATCCTTGCGCTCCAGAGGGGAGTCGCGCCTCGGTGA